The following proteins are encoded in a genomic region of Streptosporangiales bacterium:
- a CDS encoding helix-turn-helix domain-containing protein translates to MGGSSAVEEGTYRGSWRMWTRAPAPVLHGAVADYHGFVVDSGEPVSDTVLPAPTITLILTFGDELRMERMPGSDEAGGTFGSFVAGLHDGPGVIAHDGHQAGLQVDLSPLAAGALLDVRLDALTGDVVPLDALLGRAGDELAERLAEAPDWSSRFALLDDILSRRLAGTRAPTPEVAQAWQTIHRTGGTVRVADLAREIGWSRRHLAARFRAEIGLGPKAVGRLVRFSRARWMLSSGRARSLTDVALACGYYDHAHLDREFRALAGGPPSLVGVPPPPTLVDAEG, encoded by the coding sequence ATGGGTGGGTCGAGTGCGGTCGAGGAGGGCACGTACCGTGGCTCGTGGCGCATGTGGACGCGCGCTCCCGCACCCGTGCTGCACGGCGCCGTCGCGGACTACCACGGCTTCGTCGTCGACTCGGGCGAGCCGGTCTCCGACACGGTCCTGCCTGCCCCCACGATCACCCTCATCCTGACGTTCGGCGACGAGCTGCGCATGGAACGCATGCCGGGCTCGGACGAGGCCGGAGGCACGTTCGGCTCGTTCGTCGCCGGCCTGCACGACGGCCCGGGGGTGATCGCGCACGACGGTCACCAGGCGGGGCTCCAGGTCGACCTGTCACCGCTCGCCGCGGGTGCGCTGCTCGACGTCCGCCTCGACGCCCTCACCGGCGACGTCGTGCCGCTCGACGCCCTGCTCGGCCGCGCCGGTGACGAGCTCGCCGAACGCCTCGCCGAGGCTCCCGACTGGAGCAGCCGGTTCGCGCTGCTCGACGACATCTTGTCGAGACGGCTCGCCGGGACCCGCGCGCCCACTCCCGAGGTCGCACAGGCGTGGCAGACGATCCACCGCACCGGCGGGACCGTACGGGTCGCCGACCTCGCCCGCGAGATCGGCTGGAGCAGGCGCCACCTCGCCGCGCGGTTCCGCGCCGAGATCGGGCTCGGCCCCAAGGCCGTGGGCCGGCTCGTCCGCTTCTCCCGCGCCAGGTGGATGCTCTCTTCGGGCCGTGCGCGGTCGCTGACCGACGTCGCGCTCGCCTGCGGCTACTACGACCATGCCCATCTCGACCGGGAGTTCCGCGCGCTGGCCGGCGGTCCGCCGAGCCTCGTCGGTGTCCCTCCGCCGCCCACCCTCGTCGACGCCGAGGGCTGA
- a CDS encoding undecaprenyl-diphosphate phosphatase — MNVLQAIVLGIVQGLTEFLPISSTAHLRIVPAFLGWDDPGAAFSAVIQLGTMLAVVVYFWRDIVRIVSTWFRSLWRRELRGELDARMGWYIGLGTIPIGIFGFAFRDQIETAARDLRITGTVLIVFALVLLVAEKVGAKRRPLEQLTTRDAVVIGSFQVLSLIPGVSRSGSTITGGLFMGLNREAAARYSFLLSIPAVVASGLFQLKDALGAGGVGWLPTLVATVVSFASGYAAIAWLLRFLARHSTIVFVVYRVALGALVLALVYAGVLQAR, encoded by the coding sequence GTGAACGTCCTGCAGGCGATCGTCCTCGGCATCGTGCAAGGCCTGACCGAGTTCCTGCCGATCTCGAGCACCGCGCACCTGCGGATCGTCCCCGCCTTCCTCGGCTGGGACGACCCCGGCGCCGCGTTCTCCGCCGTCATCCAGCTCGGCACCATGCTCGCCGTCGTCGTGTACTTCTGGCGCGACATCGTGCGCATCGTGTCGACCTGGTTCCGCAGCCTGTGGAGGCGCGAGCTGCGCGGCGAGCTCGACGCCAGGATGGGCTGGTACATCGGGCTCGGCACCATCCCCATCGGCATCTTCGGCTTCGCCTTCCGCGACCAGATCGAGACGGCCGCCCGTGACCTGCGGATCACCGGGACGGTCCTGATCGTGTTCGCGCTCGTCCTGCTCGTCGCCGAGAAGGTGGGGGCGAAGCGGCGTCCGCTCGAGCAGCTGACGACGCGCGACGCCGTCGTCATCGGGTCGTTCCAGGTGCTCTCACTCATCCCCGGCGTCTCGCGGTCGGGGTCGACCATCACCGGCGGGCTCTTCATGGGCCTGAACCGCGAGGCCGCGGCGAGGTACTCGTTCCTGCTGAGCATCCCCGCCGTCGTCGCGTCCGGCCTGTTCCAGCTGAAGGACGCCCTCGGCGCAGGCGGTGTGGGTTGGCTGCCGACGCTCGTCGCGACGGTCGTCTCGTTCGCCTCCGGGTACGCCGCGATCGCGTGGCTGCTGCGGTTCCTCGCCCGGCACTCGACGATCGTCTTCGTCGTCTACCGCGTGGCGCTCGGCGCCCTCGTCCTCGCGCTCGTGTACGCGGGCGTGCTCCAGGCCCGCTGA
- a CDS encoding LLM class F420-dependent oxidoreductase codes for MRLALNLGYWGARNEATTGLRLTTEAEQLGFASVWAAEAYGSDAVSVLAWLAGQTERIELGSAVLQIPARAAAMTAMTAATLDALSNGRFRLGLGVSGPQVSEGWYGVRFDDPIGRTREYVDVVRMALERKQRVSYDGRHIRLPLPDGPGKALRMTVHPVREQVPVYLAALGPRNLELTGEIADGWLGIFVSARHLPDTLAAIRTGRDRAGGDLAGFDVVATAPLVVGDDVAACADVVRPYTALYVGGMGSRKRNFYRELATRMGYGEAAAVVQDRFLARDYAGAGAALPMELLDETTLLGDEARIADRMAAYADAGVTTLAVTPQGASEDEQLAMLRTAAAAHARAGLA; via the coding sequence ATGCGGTTGGCACTGAACCTCGGTTACTGGGGTGCGCGGAACGAAGCGACGACAGGGCTCCGGCTCACCACCGAGGCGGAGCAGCTCGGGTTCGCGTCGGTGTGGGCCGCCGAGGCGTACGGCTCCGACGCCGTCTCCGTCCTGGCCTGGCTCGCCGGGCAGACCGAGCGGATCGAGCTCGGGTCGGCCGTGCTGCAGATACCCGCACGCGCCGCGGCGATGACCGCGATGACGGCCGCCACGCTCGATGCGCTGTCGAACGGCAGGTTCCGGCTCGGCCTCGGCGTCTCGGGCCCGCAGGTATCCGAGGGCTGGTACGGCGTCAGGTTCGACGACCCGATCGGACGCACCAGGGAGTACGTCGACGTCGTGCGCATGGCGCTCGAACGCAAGCAGCGGGTCAGCTACGACGGACGCCACATCCGGCTGCCTCTGCCGGACGGACCGGGCAAGGCACTGCGCATGACCGTGCACCCGGTGCGTGAGCAGGTGCCCGTCTACCTCGCCGCGCTCGGGCCGCGCAACCTCGAGCTGACCGGCGAGATCGCCGACGGCTGGCTCGGCATCTTCGTCTCCGCCCGCCACCTGCCCGACACGCTCGCGGCGATCCGCACCGGTCGCGACCGGGCCGGCGGTGATCTCGCCGGGTTCGACGTCGTCGCGACCGCCCCGCTCGTGGTGGGTGACGACGTCGCGGCGTGCGCCGACGTCGTCCGCCCGTACACCGCGCTCTACGTCGGCGGCATGGGGAGCCGCAAGCGCAACTTCTACCGTGAGCTGGCGACGCGCATGGGATACGGCGAGGCCGCCGCCGTGGTGCAGGACCGGTTCCTCGCCCGCGACTACGCCGGAGCGGGCGCGGCACTGCCGATGGAGCTGCTCGACGAGACGACGCTGCTGGGCGACGAGGCACGCATCGCCGACCGCATGGCCGCGTACGCCGACGCCGGCGTCACGACGCTCGCGGTGACACCGCAGGGTGCGTCGGAGGACGAGCAGCTCGCCATGCTGCGCACCGCGGCCGCCGCACACGCCAGAGCCGGCCTCGCCTAG
- a CDS encoding aldo/keto reductase — translation MEQRYLGRSGTRVSRLGLGTVTWGPQVDQHEAGEQLRAFLDAGGTLVDTADVYGHGESERIIGGLLREVVDREEIVLATKAGLVEGDRRADLSRRHLLRALDQSLARLGTDHVDLWYLHQWDPATPYEETLAACDIAVTSGRVRYVGISNFSGWQTGTAATWQRSHPARADIVATQVEYSLLQRGVEREVMTAAVEHGLGVLAWGPLGRGVLTGKYRGGGVPAESRAAIPQYEPFVREYLSEDHSRVVNSVVTAAEGLDTTPLVVALAWVRDRPGVTSAVVGARTVAQLKSSLQAEEITLPDEIRRALDDVSAPALSYPER, via the coding sequence ATGGAGCAGCGATACCTCGGCCGCAGCGGCACGCGCGTCTCACGCCTCGGCCTCGGCACCGTCACGTGGGGCCCTCAGGTCGACCAGCACGAGGCCGGCGAGCAGCTCCGCGCGTTCCTCGACGCCGGCGGCACGCTCGTCGACACCGCCGACGTGTACGGGCACGGCGAGAGCGAGCGGATCATCGGCGGCCTGCTGCGCGAGGTCGTCGACCGTGAGGAGATCGTGCTGGCGACCAAGGCCGGGCTCGTCGAGGGCGACCGCCGCGCCGACCTGTCGCGGCGCCACCTGCTCCGCGCGCTCGACCAGTCGCTCGCCCGTCTCGGCACCGACCACGTCGACCTCTGGTACCTGCACCAGTGGGACCCCGCCACGCCGTACGAGGAGACCCTCGCCGCGTGCGACATCGCGGTGACGTCCGGCCGGGTCCGTTACGTCGGTATCTCGAACTTCTCCGGCTGGCAGACCGGCACCGCCGCGACCTGGCAGCGCAGCCACCCCGCCAGGGCCGACATCGTCGCGACGCAGGTCGAGTACTCGCTGCTGCAGCGCGGCGTCGAACGCGAGGTCATGACAGCGGCCGTCGAGCACGGGCTCGGCGTCCTCGCCTGGGGCCCGTTGGGACGCGGGGTGCTCACCGGCAAGTACCGCGGCGGCGGCGTCCCCGCGGAGTCGCGCGCCGCGATTCCCCAGTACGAGCCGTTCGTCCGCGAGTACCTCTCCGAGGACCACAGCCGGGTCGTGAACTCGGTGGTGACCGCCGCGGAGGGCCTCGACACGACACCGCTGGTGGTGGCGCTCGCCTGGGTGCGCGACCGTCCCGGCGTGACGTCGGCCGTGGTCGGCGCCCGTACGGTCGCCCAGCTCAAGTCGTCGCTGCAGGCCGAGGAGATCACCCTGCCCGACGAGATCCGCCGCGCGCTCGACGACGTGTCGGCGCCCGCGCTCTCCTATCCGGAGCGCTGA
- the cpt gene encoding chloramphenicol phosphotransferase CPT has protein sequence MIVLNGGSSSGKSSLARCLQDTLPEPWLTLGVDDLIRAMPAAMQESDAGIEFAAEGEISVGPVFRTLDVAWAEGVAAMARAGARVIVDDVFLGGPSSQDRWRTALVGLEVLWVGVRCDPEVAAAREAARGDRIGGMAASQATVVHDGVSYDVEVDTTRTDVGACADVVAGYVVRPQRSG, from the coding sequence GTGATCGTGCTGAATGGCGGGTCGAGCTCGGGGAAGTCGAGCCTCGCGCGGTGCCTGCAGGACACCCTGCCCGAGCCGTGGCTGACCCTCGGTGTCGACGACCTGATCCGGGCGATGCCGGCGGCGATGCAGGAGTCGGATGCGGGCATCGAGTTCGCCGCGGAGGGCGAGATCTCCGTCGGCCCGGTCTTCCGCACCCTCGACGTCGCCTGGGCCGAGGGCGTCGCGGCGATGGCGCGTGCGGGTGCCCGCGTGATCGTCGACGACGTGTTCCTCGGCGGCCCGAGCTCGCAGGACCGCTGGCGGACGGCCCTGGTGGGGCTCGAGGTGCTCTGGGTCGGTGTCAGGTGCGATCCCGAGGTCGCCGCGGCGCGCGAGGCCGCGCGGGGTGACCGGATCGGTGGGATGGCCGCGTCGCAGGCGACCGTCGTGCACGACGGCGTGAGCTACGACGTCGAGGTCGACACGACCCGGACGGACGTGGGGGCCTGCGCCGACGTCGTCGCCGGGTACGTCGTGCGGCCTCAGCGCTCCGGATAG
- a CDS encoding AAA family ATPase, giving the protein MSTETSPSSADVFAAFCAAGLWPGCGAKLAGKVAASGITHPDKVTPGLLKDVGGVGEKRAGRLVDALDKAKPVYDAAEVLHAAGAQVRLAAAAVRRLGPGAAAVLGDDPWRLLDLPGVQPPEVDAFERRVIAGAAPDDPRRARALVVHLLARMARDGHTTAPAASLGPELSRLRADPDTAIAAALDSADVLDVSSGDDDGGATGLLALARYAMAEDGVAEALRRLEATAEVLCEPDGIDPVADGLDPAQVEAVREVAAHGVTVLTGGPGTGKSRTVAAVVQLAEKLGETIALAAPTGRAAKRMEELTGHEATTIHRLLGAYPAGETGVSRDYAFARGEAWPLDASVVVVDEVSMLDVELASSLLDACADGTHLLLVGDPAQLPSIGPGRVLADVIDSARVPVTELTTLHRQAEGGAIARLAIAVRGGDLPAVDSPDREVVVVPARDAALASHRVVQLVTDSIPRALSIDAAEVQVVTPVHRGPAGTVALNLALKAQLNPGRGEHRGFDVGDRVVATANHPDEGFANGEVGTVTGVEDDGLAITFATGPTIVPFKHLGDLLHGWAITVHRAQGSEWPAVITVLPREATGMLSRPLVYTALTRAKAHLSIVHAAGPAVAHAVRTIGERPRRTRLADLLRDG; this is encoded by the coding sequence ATGAGCACCGAGACCTCTCCCTCCTCCGCGGACGTGTTCGCCGCGTTCTGCGCTGCCGGCCTGTGGCCCGGCTGCGGGGCGAAGCTCGCCGGCAAGGTCGCGGCGAGCGGCATCACCCACCCCGACAAGGTCACGCCCGGCCTGCTCAAGGACGTCGGCGGGGTCGGCGAGAAGCGCGCCGGCCGGCTCGTCGACGCCCTCGACAAGGCCAAGCCGGTCTACGACGCGGCGGAGGTGCTCCACGCCGCGGGCGCGCAGGTACGCCTGGCCGCCGCGGCGGTCCGCCGGCTCGGGCCCGGCGCGGCCGCCGTGCTCGGCGACGACCCGTGGCGGCTGCTCGATCTGCCCGGCGTCCAGCCGCCCGAGGTCGACGCGTTCGAGCGCCGCGTCATCGCCGGCGCCGCCCCCGACGACCCGCGGCGGGCCCGGGCGCTCGTCGTCCACCTCCTCGCCCGGATGGCCCGCGACGGCCACACCACCGCGCCCGCCGCGTCGCTCGGTCCCGAGCTGAGCCGGCTGCGCGCCGACCCCGACACCGCGATCGCCGCCGCGCTCGACAGCGCCGACGTGCTCGACGTCTCGAGCGGCGACGACGACGGCGGGGCGACGGGGTTGCTGGCACTCGCCCGCTACGCCATGGCCGAGGACGGCGTCGCCGAGGCACTGCGCAGGCTCGAGGCGACCGCCGAGGTGCTCTGCGAGCCGGATGGCATCGACCCGGTGGCCGACGGCCTCGACCCCGCGCAGGTAGAGGCGGTACGCGAGGTCGCGGCGCACGGCGTCACCGTGCTCACCGGCGGACCTGGCACCGGCAAGAGCCGCACCGTCGCCGCGGTCGTCCAGCTCGCCGAGAAGCTCGGCGAGACGATCGCGCTGGCCGCCCCGACCGGCCGTGCCGCGAAACGCATGGAGGAGCTCACCGGCCACGAGGCGACCACCATCCACCGGCTGCTCGGTGCCTATCCGGCCGGCGAGACGGGGGTCTCCCGCGACTACGCGTTCGCGCGCGGCGAGGCGTGGCCGCTCGACGCGTCGGTCGTCGTGGTCGACGAGGTCTCGATGCTCGACGTCGAGCTCGCGTCGTCGCTCCTCGACGCCTGTGCCGACGGCACCCACCTGCTGCTCGTCGGCGATCCCGCGCAGCTCCCGTCCATCGGGCCTGGCCGGGTGCTCGCCGACGTCATCGACTCCGCCCGGGTCCCGGTCACCGAGCTGACGACGCTGCACCGCCAGGCCGAGGGCGGCGCGATCGCGCGCCTCGCCATCGCCGTGCGCGGCGGCGACCTGCCGGCGGTCGACTCCCCCGACCGCGAGGTGGTCGTCGTGCCCGCGCGCGACGCCGCCCTCGCGTCGCACCGGGTAGTCCAGCTCGTCACCGACTCGATCCCGCGGGCGCTGTCGATCGACGCGGCCGAGGTTCAGGTCGTCACGCCGGTCCACCGCGGGCCCGCCGGCACTGTCGCGCTCAACCTGGCGCTGAAGGCCCAGCTCAACCCCGGCCGCGGCGAGCACCGCGGCTTCGACGTCGGCGACCGGGTCGTGGCTACCGCCAACCACCCGGACGAGGGCTTCGCCAACGGCGAGGTCGGCACCGTCACCGGAGTCGAGGACGACGGCCTCGCGATCACGTTCGCCACCGGCCCGACGATCGTGCCGTTCAAGCACCTCGGCGACCTGCTGCACGGCTGGGCGATCACGGTGCACCGCGCACAGGGGTCGGAGTGGCCTGCCGTCATCACCGTGCTCCCCCGCGAGGCCACCGGCATGCTGTCGCGGCCCCTCGTCTACACCGCGCTCACCCGCGCGAAGGCGCACCTGTCGATCGTGCACGCGGCCGGCCCCGCGGTGGCGCATGCCGTCCGCACCATCGGCGAACGCCCCCGCCGCACCCGCCTCGCCGACCTCCTCCGCGACGGCTGA